The Amblyomma americanum isolate KBUSLIRL-KWMA chromosome 6, ASM5285725v1, whole genome shotgun sequence genome has a window encoding:
- the LOC144094511 gene encoding uncharacterized protein LOC144094511 → MPCAFQDLVFLLQEHVVLVFKILQLHYDDPHKVRFEDRRRRHLNRRLTATMKRLSGVHVLNHEHRFLDASGEPMLSLFAADRGIDQMSKIIVAALVKIYGPGIASASRARPGEVYVVHRCRRCGAKGHKTDHCGPTAHRAATPLQVAVEVLLQTALFRATSLFPGRSRASRFVPVFPLCRNRRQTSKSRGVS, encoded by the exons atgccttgcgcattccaggacctcgttttcctgctgcaggagcacgtcgtgctggtgttcaaaattttgcaactccattacgacgacccacataaggtgcggtttgaggaccgccggcgtcgccatctgaaccgccgtctgacagccacgatgaagcgcttgtctggcgtgcacgttctcaatcacgag catcgtttcctggatgcttctggcgagccgatgctgtccttgtttgccgcagaccggggcatcgaccagatgtcaaagattatcgtcgcggccctcgtcaagatctacggaccagggatagcgtcggcttcaagggcaagaccaggagaggtgtacgtcgtgcaccggtgtcgtcggtgcggagccaaagggcacaagacggaccactgtgggcctactgctcaccgcgccgccacgccgctgcaggtcgcggttgaagtgctcctgcaaacggccctctttagggccacctcattgtttcctggcagatcgcgagcgtcccgtttcgtgcccgtattccctctctgtcgaaatcgacgccagacatcaaaatcgcgcggtgtgagctag